From the genome of Planctomycetota bacterium:
GTGGTCGTCGTTGACGTCCATGAAGTCGATGTCGACGCCCAGGCGTGCGTCGGAGCCGAAGAACAACGGCCGACTCGGGTCACGCATCGCCGCACCCACCGCGGCGGTGCGGAAGTAGTCGTAGTACGGGTTCTCGTTGCCCAGGCCCCAGAGGATGACCGAGGGGTTGGACTTGTACGACTCGATCATGGTCGCGATGTGCAGGCGCACGCCGGGGCCGATCTCGGGGGTGTTGCCGTGCTTCTGACGCGGGCCGCGATCGTACATCATGAGTGTGAGCATCGCCTCGACGGTCGTGTACATGCCGAGTTCGTCGCAGACCTGCACGTACTCGTAGCTCGGCGTCGGGCGCGAGCGGAGCACGTTCATGTTCGACTCGTGGAACATGCGGATGTCGGTCTCGATCTGCTGGCGAGTCATGTTCTCGCCGATGCCGGGCATCTGGATGTGGTAGTTGGTGCCACGCCATTTGATCGGCGTGCCGTTGATCAGCAGCTCGTTACCGACGACCTCGATCTCGCGGAAGCCGAACTGCTGGCGGGCGGTCATCGTCAGCTCGTCACCGCGATGGAGCTGGGTGTCCATGCGGTACAAGTTCGGCGTCTCGGCCGTCCACGGGTCCACCGCATCGACCACCGGGATCGGGACCTGCATCTCCAGCACCTGCCCCGCCGGGATAGGCGGCAACGGCAACGACACTTCGTTCAGGTCCGTCGCGACCTTGCGCTGGCCCTGGTCAAAGATGTTGAACCGCAGGTTCACGTCGTCGACCGGCTGGTCAGAGTCGTTGGCGACGCGCACATGCGCGACGGCGGTGACGTGCTCGCCATCGACCTCGGTGGTGACATGAGCACGCGCGAGGTTCACCGGCGGCAGTGCCTGCAGGTACACGCTTCGGCTCATCCCGCCGAGCTCACGCTTGGCCCAGTGCGTCGCGAGGCTCCAGTTGATCTGCAGTGTGATCTCGTTCTCGCCCTCCTGCAGGAACGGCGTGATGTCGAACTCACTCGGCAGCACCGCGATCTCGTTCTCCGCGACGTACTGGCCGTTGACGAACAGCTTGGTCAAACCGTCGACCGACTCGAACCGCAGGCGGACGATCTTGTCGGCGAAGTTCTCGGGCAGCTCGAAGGTGCGCGTCCACGCCACGGCGTCGGGCGTGTTCTTCTCCATACGCTCGAAGCCCTGGTAGGCGACGTAGCCGGGCACGGTGATGTCGGTCCACTCGCCGCCGTTGTCGGTGATGCTCGCGGCGGTGCCGTCGAAGCCTTCGGGGACGACGCGGGCGTACTGCCAAGTGCCGTCGAGACTCAGCACGTCGCGCGGTCCGAAGCCGGGCAGACGCACGTCGCGCGGCGTGAGCCGCACGACCGGGAGGATCTCGGCGTTGAGCTGGGCACCGTCGGCCGCGCCGGCGGCGCGCTCCCGGGTGACGACTTCGTCGGCGGCGGGCGCGGCGTTGGCCGGGTCGCCCTCGACCGGCGGCTGGTTCGCCGCCTCGTCGGCACGCAACGTCATCGGGAGCAGCAACGCCGCGCCAGCCACGGCCAGCAGGCCCCGGGGAACGGACAACCATGGGAAAGCAGCACGGGACATCGGGGGTTCCTTCGCAAAGAAATCGTTTGAGGCGGTCATGGCCTTGGTTGCCACGATGTGATGAGCTTAAACCATGGCTACGGCACGGCTACGGGCGTTCTGTGACAGTAACACTCCGTGTGTGACACCAATAGAGTGATTTTGTGAGATTCCAAACAAAAACCGCCGCAGCGGGCATTGAGCCCGCCGCGGCGTTGAGGAGTTGAAACGATGATCGACCGACGCGCTTAGCGCCGACGACGCATCAGACCGAGGCCCGCGACCGAAAGCAGACCAAGCGTGGCCGGCTCTGGAATGGGCAGCGCGGTAACGACGAGGTTGTCGATGTTGGTGAAGCTGCCGGTGGTAGGATCACCGACCGCTGGGCTGTAGAACGAAAGGAATCCGCTCGACACGCCGTCGAACAAGATGTCTTCGGTGATCGAAGCTCCACCGTTGATGGAAACGCTAAGAACACCGGCCGAGCCGGCACCGTAGCCCGTCGGGGCGTCAACGGTGATCACGACCGAGTTTACGGCCTCGTCGTCGGTGTAGCCATCGGCTTCGTCAATGTCTTGAACCTGAACGCCCGCTTCGAAGACTTGGACACCACCAACGCCGCCTGCGGCCGCGCCGGCATCGAACAGAATCGCTCCGTCGGCACCGTTAGCAGCATCCGCGAACAGGAAGGTGTTGGCGTTGAAGCCACCGGTATTCTCGATCAGGTCCGTGTCGTCGAGTCCGAGCGCCATGCCGACGAACGCGGTGCCACCGGCGGCACGCTGGAAGTCGAAGGCAACGGTGTAGCCCACGGGGGCGAGAGGTGCGAGGTCGAGTTCGACTTGAACGCCGCCAGCGACGAATTGAGCAACCGATCCGTTGGTGGTCTGCTGAGCACCACCACCCCGCGACTCGTCGAAGGTGTACGTCTGAACTTCGGTTCCGCCGAGGCCATTATCGTTGGAGCCCCAGTCCGAATCGTTCGGGGTGCCGTTGGCGAAGCCATTGGCGTCACCGCTGCCGTTGGTGCGGTCGAAGGTGTCGCTGAAGATTTGGGCACTGGCGGTGGACGCCAGACCGAAGGTCGCCACGGTCGCGGCGGCGAGAAGTGTTTTGCTAAGTTGCATTGGTCCTCCAAATGGAAAGGGCTGGTTCGCAGCGACTACGGACCCGTTGGCCCAGGGCAAGCCGCCGATACACCGAAAGTAAACCGCTTTTCAGAGCGGACAAGGCCGTTTGTGTGACATTGATTGACCAGGTGTGATATGTGACTTTTGGGATCAGAATGTGACAAACCGCGTAACCGTTACAATGACGCAACGGCTTTTGGTTTGACACACCGCGATAGAACGAGCAACGCCGCCGACCTCACACGGTCGACGGCGTTGTTCACACTGGATCCGATGGAGCCAAGCTGGCCGATTGCCTACCACTCGGCTTGGATGTCAGGATCGACCAAGTCTTCATCCCATGCACCGTGGTGCTTGAGACGCCAGATGTTGTTCAGGTTGTCGATTTTTTCGGCATGACCATCTGCAAAGGCCATGTTGATCCCATTGCCATGCCGAGCGATGTGAAAGCGATTGATCTGGCTGTTTTCGCCGGTGATTGCCTCGGAACTGGCAAACGGCCACGGGTTGATGTCATCAGGCGATTTGAGCGTGTACTCACCGCCTTCGCCTTCGTAAGCGAATGCTTCGGACCATACGCCGTCACCGATGACTGGGGTGTTCACCGAGTCACGAACGCGAGCGATCTTTCCATAGAACATCTCGTCGATGATCGAGTCGCGCGGGCCACCCTGAACGCGCAGATCCCGAATCACATCGCCGGAGGTAAAGGTGCCCGAGCCGGGTGTCTGCTTGGTGTAGATCAGCCACCCGTTCATGGCGTAGCTGCCCTCGGAGAACGTCGGGTTGTCCAGCGGATTGGCCGGGTCAAAGCCCCTACCGTCAGCTGTGAAGTCGCGAATCCAGTGGGTTTGAGCGGTGCCGTGCAGCAAGTTCGGCTGCGTTGCGATCTGGATGCCGGGATCGGCCGCGGACGGGCAGAAGATGATCTCAGGGTCTTCCTGCAGATTGAGATACCCGAGGTCACTCAGAATCTTGGGCACCGATCCCTGACCGTTTCCGGTTGGGAAGGCGCCGCGACGAATCTCCGAGTCAATGAACTCGCCGTCCTTGCGGTCGGCGACGAAAATCAGTAACGCCTGTGTGAACGAGCGCTGATTGCTAAGGCACTTGACCGAGTTCGCCGACTCGCGAGCTCGTTGCAACGAGGGGAGCAGGATGGAAATGAGCAGCGCGATGATTCCGATCACCACGAGCAGCTCGACGAGTGTGAAGCCGCGACAGGCGGCTTTGGTCATTTTGTTTTGACGCATGGGGAGAACCTCCTCAAGGTTTCGTTGATTGAAACATAAACCCTGTCCACAACCCCGAACAACATGCAGGGTGTGGCATCGCCTTGCCGTTTGTGATCGTGGGATTCTGCGTCTGGTACGACGAAAACGCCGAAAAACTGCAAAAGTGACCTGGATCACGTTGCGGCCCGGCAATGAAGGGCAAGCGTCCCAAATCGTGACCTCCCGATGCGAGAAAGGCCGGCTACGGCGCTAGCGGATTGATTTTGCGCCGCCGTCGGCGATAACCCGCCCCATGCAACGCGAACTCTTCGGCACCACGCCCGATGGCCACGACGTTCACCGCTACACCTTCTCCGCCGGCGGCGTGACGCTCCGCGTCATCAACCTCGGTGGCGTGGTCACCGAGATTCACACCCCCGATCGCGACGGCAACACCGCCGACGTCAACCTCGGCTACGACACCCTGCCGCCCTACCAGAAACGCCACCCATATTTCGGTGCATTGGTCGGACGGATCGCCGGCCGGCTTACCGACGGCAAGTTCGATCTCGACGGCAAGTCCTACCAACTCGGGCTCAACGAGCCCGGGGAGATCAGCCACATCCACGGTGGCCACGACGGCTTTGACCAACGACTTTGGACCGCCGAGCCGATCGACGACGCGACGCTCAAACTGACTCTTCACAGCCCCGACGGCGACCAGGGCTACCCCGGCAATCTCGACATCGCGGTGACATACAAGCTCACGGACGACGGTGCGTGGACGATCGAGTACTCGGCCACCACCGACGCGCCGACGCTGGTCAATCCGACCAACCACGCCTACTTCAACCTTGCCGGCCACGACAGCGGGTCGATCCACGATCACGTGCTGCAAGTCCATGCGACCGAGAACAGCCCGGCCCGCGCCGACTCGGTACTGACAGGCGCGAAGCATAGTGTCGATGGCACCGTCGATGACATGCGTGAGCCGGTGCATCTCGCCGATCGCATTGACCAACTCGATCAACAGCACGGCAGCATGTACTTCGTCTCCGGTGAGCCTGGCACACTCCGCCCCGCCGCCCGGCTCACGCACCCCGCCACAGGCCGGTCCATGGATGTTGAAACCACCGAGTCGATGCTCCAGGTCTACACCGGCCGCAATCTTGACGGCAACGACATCGGCAAAGGTGGTAAGCCCTACTCGCAGTTCGGCGGAATCTGCCTGGAAGCCCACGGTTATCCCGACGGCATTCACCACCCACATCTGGGCGACACCGTCCTACGACCCGGTGAAACCTACCGGCAAACAACCGTCTACCGCTTCGGCACGGACGGCTGAACGGTTCGGGCACGTTTGTGTCGCCTTTGCTTGCCGGATATTCTCGCCGGGATGCCCGTACCCGAGGAGCTGCCGCCCGATCATCCACTGCGGTCGGCAATGTGGATCTGGCCGCAAGGCTCCTACGAGGTGCTGCACAACATCTACGCGGACTTTCGGCGGAGCTTCGTGCTCGACGAAGTCCCGGCATCGGTTTCGATGCACATCACCGCCGACGCTCAGTACGTTTTGCACGTCAACGGGCACTACGTCAACCGTGGTCCAGCCCGCGGATACCAACGCAGTTGGCCGTTCGACACGCACGACATCGCCGAGCATCTCCAAATCGGCGAAAACATCATCGCCGTCCAAGTTCACAACCCCGGACGCGGGACGTTCCAGTACCGCCATGAGGACGCCGCCGGGCTGCTTTGCACGATCGAGTTGCCGGATCAACGCATCGTCACCGACGAGTCCTGGGGCACCCGACTCGACGCCACGCACAGCCGACTCACGCCCAAGCTCTCGGTGCAACTCGGCTACCAGGAGCATGTCGATCTCACCGACAGCCCGCCGCCCGATTTGGTCGGCGGGGATGCGTCCGACTACGACTGGCACCCGCCGCGGATGGCGTATGTGTTCGGCCATGAACCGTGGTCGGGCATGACCGAGCGCGGCGTTCCGCACCTTACGACCGACATCATCGACTACGAGCCGATCGACGGCGCGACGTTGGCGTTCGACCTGGGACGAACACGACTGGGAACGCTCCGCCTCGACATTGATGCCGAAACGCCGACTGAATTGGAAATCAGTTTCGTTCAAGCCGTCGACGCCGACGGCGAGCCGATCCTGCCGCCGAAGACCGTCCGCAACCGCATCGACATGGCCGCCAAACTGCGCGTCGACGCGGGTCAAACGCATTGGGAGGCATTCCAACCGATCGGGCATCGCTACCTGTTCATCCAAGCATCCGGCGAAGTGCGAGTCATGCCGACGCTGCGTGAGACGATTTACCCCCTGGACATCGCCGGCACGTTCGAGACCGACGATGCCGAGGTCGATGCGATCTGGGAGATGTGCCGCGAAACCCAGCGGGTGTGTCTGACCGACGCGTATACCGATACGCCTTGGCGGGAGCAGGCGCAGTGGTGGGGAGACGCGCGGGTGCAGAGCCAGAACACGTTCCACCTCGTCAACGACGATCGGCCGTTGGTCCGCGGCATCCGCTCCATCATCGGCCAGCAACTGCCCAACGGCCTGACCTACGGCCACGCGCCGACGATGGCGCACACCTGTGTGCTGCCCGACTTTTCGCTCATCTGGATGATGACGCTTTGGGATCACTGGTGGCAGACCGGCGACACCGACTTGTTCCTCGAGCAATGGCCGAACGTGCAGAAGGTACTGCGCTACTTCCGCACCGAAGGATTGGGCGAAGCCGGTCTGCTCAAGTACGACCCGCGGTACTGGCTCTTCCTTGATTGGTGCGACCTTCACGACACGGGTACGCCGACGCTGCTGAATCTCTGGCACGCCTGGATGCTCGATGCGCTGGCCGAAGTCTGCGATGCGGCCGATCGCGAAGAGGACGCGTACGTCCTACGGGCCGAACGCACCGAGCAACTCGAGCGGATCGACGCGGTGCTCTTCGATGCCGACGCGGGTTTGTACATCGACGGCCTCGATGCCAGTGGCGAGCACGTGCCGCGTCACTCGATCCATTGCCAGACGCTCGCCTTACTCGCCCAGCTACGCAACGACGCACCGCTGCACCAGCGCATTGCCGACTACCTCGCCGGCGATCTCCACGGCGGTGCGAACCCGTCAAGCTACTGGGTCACCTACGTCTACGACGTCGCCGAGAAGCTCGGCATGGAACATGCCATGCTCGATCACATCGCCCGACACTGGGCACCAATGCTCCCGTACGGCGGCTGCTTCGAGTCCTTCGCCACCGACACGTATCTTGTTCAGGAAACGGTTTCTCACGCCTGGGCCGCGCATCCGCTGTACCACCTCATGCGTACCCTCGGCGGCATTCGCCAGACGGCGGCCGGATGGGATCAGGTCACGTTCAAACCCGTCACCGACTGGCAACGCGTCGGTCGGTGCGACACCGTCTTCCCGACGCCCCACGGCAACATCACCGTCCGCTGGCAACGTGATGATGCCGTCCACCTCCAACTGCCCGAGACCATCACCGCCGACATTCGTCTGCCCGACGTCGAAACGACCGTCACCGGTGGCATGCATCACTGGCGTTTGGGGTGATGCCGACGGACGTCGTGATACGCTGGGCGAATGTCACCGTTGTCAACCACCGCTGATCGCCTCGTGACCGATGACGGCCGGGTGTTCCCGTACATCGCCGATACCGCGTGGGAACTCTTTCATCGTGCGACGCCCGACGAGGTCGACCGCTACCTCGACGACCGCGCGGCCAAGGGTTTCACGGTGATTCAGGCCGTGGTCCTTGCCGAGCTCGGTGGCGAATCCGAGCCGAACCATGCCGGTGAGCTCGCGCTGATCGACCAGGACCCCACGCGACCGAACCCGGCGTACATGGACTTCGTCGAGGACGTGATCCGGCGTTGTGGCGAGCGGGGTCTGCGTGTTGCGCTGCTGCCGACGTGGGGCAGTTTCGTCCTGCGCCTTTGGGGCAATGCGCCGATCCTCATCAACGCCGACAACGCGCGGGCCTTCGGTACCTGGATCGGCGCACGCTTCGGCCATCTCGACCATCTCATCTGGGTCCTCGGTGGCGACCGGCCACCGGTGCATGAGGGCGTCGACTACCGGCCCGTCTGGCGCGAGATGGCCGCAGGGATCAAAGCCGCCGAGCAGACGCCGCACCTGATGAGCTACCACCCCAAGGGCAAGGAGACCAGCGCCGACCATCTCGCCGGCGAGGATTGGCTCGACTTCCACATGTGCCAGTCCGGCCACCACCGCGCCGACCCCGGCCCCGCCGAGCTGATCCGCCGCATGAAAGCCGCCGACCCGGGCAAGCCCTGCCTCGATGCCGAGCCGTGCTACGAGGACCATCCGATGGACTTCGATCCCGACGTCGGTTGGTTCGATGCCGGCGACGTCGAAGCCGCGATCCGCGCCGGACTCGAGGCCGGCGGCGCGGGGTTCGCCTACGGGGCCCATCCGATCTGGCAATGGTTCGACCACGGTCGGGAACCGGTCAGCCATGTCCGCCGACCCTGGCACGAAGCGCTGGACCTGCCCGGCAGTTCGCGTGTCGCGGAGTTGGGTCAACTGATCGCGAGATCTTCGTAGATGGCTGTGTTGAGCGCGTGCTGTCGTCGTTGGTGCGCGAGTTCGCCGGGCAGGCCGTTGGTGACCCACGCCACGGCCAGGTCGTGCTGCGGATCGGCGAAGGCGCAGGACGATTGGTTACCGCTGTGGCCGAAGGTCCGCGGCGATGCGTGCGGCCCATAGCCGTAGGGCAGCCGCTTGCCGCGATCGTCGTTCATCAGGAACCCGTATCCCCAATCCAACACGGCACCGAAGGTCAGGTCCTTGAGCCCGTCGCGCTGGTGCTGGGTGAACGTGCGGATCACCGGATCACTCGTGCGGTCTTCGAGCAGTTGCTGGTAGAACCTGGCCAACTCCCGGGCCGGCCCCCGTGCATTGCCGCCGGGTCGGCAGAGCGTGCAGCCGAGTTGCGTGTGCGGGAACGGCATCGGCTTGGTCTCGCCCTTCTCGGTGTGCCACGCCATGCCGACGCGCGTGCCGTAGTCGGCGTACCTCGACGCCGGCATGCCGATCCAACTGTCGGCCATGCCCATCGGCTCGAACACCTCGTCGCGCAGGTACACCTCCAACGAGCGCTGCCGCGGGTCGACCCGGCGCACGATCTCGCCCAACACATACCAACCACTCGCAACGTGATACCCCGCCGTCTCGCCCGGCACCCAGCCCGGCTCGATCTCCGCCGCGCACATCCGCTCGATCACCTTGTCCCACGGCTCGGTCGACCAGTTGCTGCCGACCTTGCGAAAGCCACTCGTGTGCGTCAGCACATGCGCGACGGTGATCGTGCCCTTGCCGCCCTGGCCGAAGTCGGGGATGTACTCGGCGACGGGCGTGTTCAGGTCGACCCGCCCCGCCGACACCTGCTGTGCCACCGCGATCGCCGTGATCGGTTTGCCGGCACTCATCCAGAGCGTCAGCGTGTCACCCGTCATCGGCACGCCCGTCCGCGCTTCGCCGGCGTGGTGATCGACGACCGTCTCGCCGCCGCGGATCACGCAGATCTGGTAGCCCGGGTGCAAGCCCTCCGCGATGCCTTGGTTCAACAGTTCGAGCGTCCGCTGCATCGGGGCAGGTTAGCCGCGGAAGCAGGCGAGGGTGCCGATGTGGTCGTAACTGACACTGGCGTAAAGCTTGCCGCCGAGTCGGCTGGCGATGAGATGGTTGGCGGTGATGCCGCGCTTGGCGTCGTCGGCGAGCATGGCCCGCATGAGCGCCTTGCCGATGCCGCGCTGGCGGTGGTTGCGGTCGACGTAGACGTCGATGGTCGTGGCGCTCTTCTTCGAGGTGCGGACCGATCCGCACCAGCCGATCGGCTTTCCGTCGACAACCGCCATGTGAACGCGCAAGTCCGCGTCGGGATCGGCGGCTTCGTCCTCGGTGAGCTGACGCACCTTTGCCGCCTTCGCCAACGCCCGCGCGGATTCGACCGAATCGATCCGGCGAACATCGTGCTTGTCGGTACGCCTCGGTCGTGGTGGCAGCTTGCGCACGAACAGCCCCTCGTTGCCGAACAAGCGCAGCCCTGCGTCCTTGTACGCGGCTTCGATGTCGTTGTCCCGCCCGAGCTTCGTATGCCCAACACAAAACACGAACGGTGCCCGCCCGGCATGCTTCCGAACGAACCGCGCCGCCGCCGCCGCGTCATCATGCAACACGAAGTACTCCCGCACCCGCGCCTTCGCCCGCGGCTCATCCGCCACCACCCACACCGACTCGCTCAACCGCTCCACCACATAAGGCCAAGTCCGTGACCGCTTGTGCGCAAAGCCATGGATGTTGGCGTCGAGGGAGGTGGCGAGGGACATGCGGAACAGCGTACCGCAGCACCCGGTGGCGTTAGAAACGTCGCAACGGTTTCTCCCGAGCCATCTCACTAATCAGCGTTAC
Proteins encoded in this window:
- a CDS encoding PEP-CTERM sorting domain-containing protein — translated: MQLSKTLLAAATVATFGLASTASAQIFSDTFDRTNGSGDANGFANGTPNDSDWGSNDNGLGGTEVQTYTFDESRGGGAQQTTNGSVAQFVAGGVQVELDLAPLAPVGYTVAFDFQRAAGGTAFVGMALGLDDTDLIENTGGFNANTFLFADAANGADGAILFDAGAAAGGVGGVQVFEAGVQVQDIDEADGYTDDEAVNSVVITVDAPTGYGAGSAGVLSVSINGGASITEDILFDGVSSGFLSFYSPAVGDPTTGSFTNIDNLVVTALPIPEPATLGLLSVAGLGLMRRRR
- a CDS encoding prepilin-type N-terminal cleavage/methylation domain-containing protein: MPGRNVIQVTFAVFRRFRRTRRRIPRSQTARRCHTLHVVRGCGQGLCFNQRNLEEVLPMRQNKMTKAACRGFTLVELLVVIGIIALLISILLPSLQRARESANSVKCLSNQRSFTQALLIFVADRKDGEFIDSEIRRGAFPTGNGQGSVPKILSDLGYLNLQEDPEIIFCPSAADPGIQIATQPNLLHGTAQTHWIRDFTADGRGFDPANPLDNPTFSEGSYAMNGWLIYTKQTPGSGTFTSGDVIRDLRVQGGPRDSIIDEMFYGKIARVRDSVNTPVIGDGVWSEAFAYEGEGGEYTLKSPDDINPWPFASSEAITGENSQINRFHIARHGNGINMAFADGHAEKIDNLNNIWRLKHHGAWDEDLVDPDIQAEW
- a CDS encoding aldose epimerase family protein: MQRELFGTTPDGHDVHRYTFSAGGVTLRVINLGGVVTEIHTPDRDGNTADVNLGYDTLPPYQKRHPYFGALVGRIAGRLTDGKFDLDGKSYQLGLNEPGEISHIHGGHDGFDQRLWTAEPIDDATLKLTLHSPDGDQGYPGNLDIAVTYKLTDDGAWTIEYSATTDAPTLVNPTNHAYFNLAGHDSGSIHDHVLQVHATENSPARADSVLTGAKHSVDGTVDDMREPVHLADRIDQLDQQHGSMYFVSGEPGTLRPAARLTHPATGRSMDVETTESMLQVYTGRNLDGNDIGKGGKPYSQFGGICLEAHGYPDGIHHPHLGDTVLRPGETYRQTTVYRFGTDG
- a CDS encoding alpha-L-rhamnosidase C-terminal domain-containing protein; this translates as MPVPEELPPDHPLRSAMWIWPQGSYEVLHNIYADFRRSFVLDEVPASVSMHITADAQYVLHVNGHYVNRGPARGYQRSWPFDTHDIAEHLQIGENIIAVQVHNPGRGTFQYRHEDAAGLLCTIELPDQRIVTDESWGTRLDATHSRLTPKLSVQLGYQEHVDLTDSPPPDLVGGDASDYDWHPPRMAYVFGHEPWSGMTERGVPHLTTDIIDYEPIDGATLAFDLGRTRLGTLRLDIDAETPTELEISFVQAVDADGEPILPPKTVRNRIDMAAKLRVDAGQTHWEAFQPIGHRYLFIQASGEVRVMPTLRETIYPLDIAGTFETDDAEVDAIWEMCRETQRVCLTDAYTDTPWREQAQWWGDARVQSQNTFHLVNDDRPLVRGIRSIIGQQLPNGLTYGHAPTMAHTCVLPDFSLIWMMTLWDHWWQTGDTDLFLEQWPNVQKVLRYFRTEGLGEAGLLKYDPRYWLFLDWCDLHDTGTPTLLNLWHAWMLDALAEVCDAADREEDAYVLRAERTEQLERIDAVLFDADAGLYIDGLDASGEHVPRHSIHCQTLALLAQLRNDAPLHQRIADYLAGDLHGGANPSSYWVTYVYDVAEKLGMEHAMLDHIARHWAPMLPYGGCFESFATDTYLVQETVSHAWAAHPLYHLMRTLGGIRQTAAGWDQVTFKPVTDWQRVGRCDTVFPTPHGNITVRWQRDDAVHLQLPETITADIRLPDVETTVTGGMHHWRLG
- a CDS encoding DUF4038 domain-containing protein, which encodes MSPLSTTADRLVTDDGRVFPYIADTAWELFHRATPDEVDRYLDDRAAKGFTVIQAVVLAELGGESEPNHAGELALIDQDPTRPNPAYMDFVEDVIRRCGERGLRVALLPTWGSFVLRLWGNAPILINADNARAFGTWIGARFGHLDHLIWVLGGDRPPVHEGVDYRPVWREMAAGIKAAEQTPHLMSYHPKGKETSADHLAGEDWLDFHMCQSGHHRADPGPAELIRRMKAADPGKPCLDAEPCYEDHPMDFDPDVGWFDAGDVEAAIRAGLEAGGAGFAYGAHPIWQWFDHGREPVSHVRRPWHEALDLPGSSRVAELGQLIARSS
- a CDS encoding serine hydrolase domain-containing protein, whose amino-acid sequence is MQRTLELLNQGIAEGLHPGYQICVIRGGETVVDHHAGEARTGVPMTGDTLTLWMSAGKPITAIAVAQQVSAGRVDLNTPVAEYIPDFGQGGKGTITVAHVLTHTSGFRKVGSNWSTEPWDKVIERMCAAEIEPGWVPGETAGYHVASGWYVLGEIVRRVDPRQRSLEVYLRDEVFEPMGMADSWIGMPASRYADYGTRVGMAWHTEKGETKPMPFPHTQLGCTLCRPGGNARGPARELARFYQQLLEDRTSDPVIRTFTQHQRDGLKDLTFGAVLDWGYGFLMNDDRGKRLPYGYGPHASPRTFGHSGNQSSCAFADPQHDLAVAWVTNGLPGELAHQRRQHALNTAIYEDLAIS
- a CDS encoding GNAT family N-acetyltransferase, which gives rise to MSLATSLDANIHGFAHKRSRTWPYVVERLSESVWVVADEPRAKARVREYFVLHDDAAAAARFVRKHAGRAPFVFCVGHTKLGRDNDIEAAYKDAGLRLFGNEGLFVRKLPPRPRRTDKHDVRRIDSVESARALAKAAKVRQLTEDEAADPDADLRVHMAVVDGKPIGWCGSVRTSKKSATTIDVYVDRNHRQRGIGKALMRAMLADDAKRGITANHLIASRLGGKLYASVSYDHIGTLACFRG